One window from the genome of Kluyveromyces marxianus DMKU3-1042 DNA, complete genome, chromosome 3 encodes:
- the SUR2 gene encoding sphingosine hydroxylase: MSSVKSDFGTQLYQRINDALDVSFMASKDAPVAVITKKPDIFDWISDGKLALALPVVVYWAYSMFFHVIDTFELCEKYRIHPSEEVQKRNQASRTEVLREVLFQHLIQTVVGLTMLHFDPVPTTGFELLEMWKWRQTLPSFVPSLLIKFVYCYGFSILKIFTGFCIVDSWQYWLHRLMHENKELYKRFHSRHHRLYVPYAYGALYNSPVEGFLLDTLGTGIAALVTKLTHTEQVVLYTFATLKTVDDHCGYALRLDPFQWLFPNNAVYHDIHHQSFGIKSNFSQPFFTLWDTVCRTKFHGFEEYEQKQRRVTIDKYKEFLEKRKIENEERLKNLKKKMS, translated from the coding sequence ATGAGCAGTGTTAAGAGTGATTTTGGTACCCAGTTGTACCAGAGGATCAACGATGCGTTGGATGTTTCGTTCATGGCGTCTAAAGATGCCCCTGTAGCCGTcataacaaagaaaccaGACATTTTCGACTGGATATCTGATGGGAAGTTGGCGTTGGCTCTTCCTGTGGTTGTTTACTGGGCATATTCGATGTTCTTCCATGTGATCGATACATTTGAGTTGTGCGAGAAGTACCGTATCCACCCAAGCGAGGAGGTGCAGAAGAGAAATCAAGCTTCTAGAACCGAGGTTCTTAGGGAGGTGCTTTTCCAGCACTTGATCCAAACTGTTGTGGGTCTCACCATGCTACACTTCGATCCCGTGCCGACTACCGGGTTTGAATTGCTCGAAATGTGGAAATGGAGACAGACATTACCTTCTTTTGTACCTTCTTTACTCATCAAGTTTGTCTACTGCTATGGATTTTCgattttgaagatcttTACTGGCTTTTGTATCGTGGACTCTTGGCAATACTGGTTACACAGATTGATGCACGAGAACAAGGAGCTCTACAAGAGATTCCACTCACGTCATCACAGACTTTATGTCCCATACGCCTACGGAGCTTTGTACAACTCTCCTGTTGAAGGGTTCCTATTGGACACCCTTGGAACAGGTATCGCTGCTCTTGTGACAAAACTTACTCACACGGAACAAGTAGTATTGTACACTTTTGCTACCTTGAAGACAGTAGATGACCATTGTGGCTACGCTTTACGTTTGGATCCATTCCAATGGCTATTCCCAAACAATGCTGTCTACCACGATATCCACCACCAATCGTTTGGTATCAAGTCAAACTTTTCTCAACCATTCTTTACACTATGGGACACTGTGTGTCGTACTAAGTTCCACGGATTTGAAGAGTACGAACAAAAGCAAAGACGTGTCACCATTGACAAGTACAAGGAGTTcttggaaaagagaaaaatcGAAAACGAAGAGAGACtaaagaacttgaagaaaaagatgtCATGA
- the ATP5 gene encoding F1F0 ATP synthase subunit 5, which translates to MFSRVFVRSMAASAKAGVKPPVQLFGLDGTYATALFTAASKTTSIESAASSLNALKETVSKDAKLATILENPALSAEDRAVVADTLSKKINLDQSVQNLLKVLAENNRLSLLPDVSAQFSKLTDAYNGLIQATVTTAQPLDSKLFKRVEKALAASSLVGKGKTLKLENVVKPEIQGGLIVEVSDRTVDLSVANKINKLNQVLREAI; encoded by the coding sequence ATGTTTTCCAGAGTTTTTGTTCGTTCTATGGCAGCTTCTGCCAAGGCTGGTGTTAAGCCTCCAGTTCAATTGTTTGGTCTAGATGGTACCTATGCCACCGCCTTGTTTACTGCTGCTTCCAAGACTACTTCTATTGAatctgctgcttcttctttgaacgCTTTGAAGGAGACTGTTTCTAAAGATGCAAAGTTGGCCACCATTTTGGAAAACCCAGCTTTGTCCGCCGAGGACAgagctgttgttgctgacACATTATCTAAGAAGATCAACTTGGACCAATCTGTACAAAACTTGCTAAAGGTTTTGGCTGAAAACAACAGATTGTCCTTGTTGCCAGATGTTAGTGCTCAATTCTCTAAGTTGACCGACGCATACAACGGTTTGATCCAAGCCACAGTCACTACTGCTCAACCATTGGACTCCAAGCTATTCAAGAGAGTGGAAAAGGCATTGGCTGCTTCCTCCTTGGTCGGTAAGGGTAAGACCTTGAAGTTGGAAAACGTTGTCAAGCCAGAAATCCAAGGTGGTTTGATTGTTGAAGTTTCTGACAGAACTGTCGACTTGTCTGTTGCTAACAAGATAAACAAGTTGAACCAAGTTCTAAGAGAAGCTATCTAA
- the BFR2 gene encoding rRNA-processing protein BFR2 translates to MGKSLAEQIAEIANKPQVEDFDIENEDAVFQHGGSNSGSDVDSDEEKDELKKQHYVPVGKSKLREAADQGLALKDKKYIGSKGSRASVFNDEDLKMPVHEGDSESELEESDSGVDLDAHSESESESESTSEADSDSEELSDAEDEEEDEETATKKKRLAMLVQKQTKSVSRSLAESVQKDASKGYAIIRQNKFFDKVLDSRIKLQKALSASNQLPASEESWEKLLDEKNTKLLNSTFKILEKVMTQCIAVRHKFQEGDHIDQSETPSSFDTTRKRSFKELHEEKIKLDADLKVYRSAVLNKWSAKVNASSGKSLLQSSKFKSINQSAEVQVENQLADMPRLLKRTKLNRSNVKPLLFEEDIKKGNLKELKEDANKDEDDDEDENPDIPKNYDPRRKDNNGLDFTENPYIYDDEDFYRVLLNDLVEKKIANSQQQGNGITLAITSRSENKLRKNIDTKASKGRKLNYSIQEPIANYEAPIGSGYKWSDEQIDEFFAGLLGQRINFNEDEQSETETTEHNEESEAIKNDDIKIFG, encoded by the coding sequence ATGGGTAAATCTTTGGCTGAACAGATTGCAGAAATCGCTAATAAACCTCAGGTCGAAGactttgatattgaaaatgagGATGCTGTATTCCAACACGGCGGGTCCAACTCAGGTTCGGACGTTGATTCCGATGAGGAAAAGgatgaattgaaaaagcaGCACTATGTTCCGGTGGGTAAATCGAAACTTAGGGAGGCTGCTGATCAAGGGTTAGCCTTGAAGGATAAAAAGTATATTGGTAGTAAAGGATCTAGGGCCTCGGTTTTCAATGATGAGGATCTGAAAATGCCTGTGCATGAAGGCGATTCCGAGTCTGAGCTCGAAGAATCTGATTCTGGGGTAGATCTTGACGCACActctgaatctgaatctgaatctgaatctaCTTCTGAAGCCGATTCAGACTCTGAAGAGCTTAGCGATGctgaagacgaagaagaagatgaagaaactgctacaaagaaaaaaagattagCAATGTTAGTCCAGAAACAGACAAAGTCAGTGTCTCGTAGTTTGGCAGAATCTGTTCAAAAGGACGCTTCAAAGGGTTATGCTATCATTCGTCAAAACAAGTTTTTCGataaagttttggattCGAGAATTAAATTACAGAAAGCACTCAGCGCATCAAACCAACTACCAGCTTCGGAGGAATCCTGGGAAAAACTCTtggatgaaaagaatacaaaaCTATTGAATAGCACATTTAAAATCCTGGAAAAAGTCATGACTCAATGTATTGCAGTGAGACACAAATTCCAAGAAGGTGACCATATAGATCAAAGTGAAACACCATCAAGTTTTGACACAACTAGAAAGAGATCATTTAAGGAACTTCatgaagagaaaataaaattggATGCAGACTTGAAAGTGTACCGTTCTGCAGTGCTTAACAAATGGTCTGCCAAAGTTAATGCATCCTCGGGCAAGTCTCTCCTCCAATCCTCTAAGTTCAAGAGTATCAATCAATCAGCTGAAGTTCAAGTAGAAAACCAATTGGCTGATATGCCTAGACTtttaaaaagaacaaaacttAACAGAAGTAACGTAAAACCATTGTTATTTGAAGAGGACATCAAGAAAGGCAATTTGAAGGAGCTAAAAGAAGACGCAAACaaggatgaagatgatgacgaagatgaaaatCCAGATATCCCAAAGAATTATgatccaagaagaaaggataACAATGGATTGGACTTCACAGAAAATCCTTATATATACGATGACGAAGATTTCTATAGGGTGTTATTGAATGATCTtgtggaaaagaaaattgcCAATTCCCAACAGCAAGGTAATGGTATCACTTTAGCTATTACATCCCGTTCGGAAAACAAGCTGAGAAAAAACATCGATACAAAGGCTTCAAAGGGTCGTAAGCTAAACTACAGCATCCAGGAACCAATAGCGAACTACGAAGCTCCAATCGGATCAGGATATAAATGGTCTGATGAACAGATTGATGAATTCTTTGCTGGTTTATTGGGCCAAAGAATCAACTTTAACGAGGATGAACAATCTGAAACTGAAACAACAGAACACAACGAAGAATCAGAAGCCATCAAGAATGATGACATCAAAATCTTTGGGTAG
- the ERC1 gene encoding Erc1p, whose translation MDSESSSLIGSRNKPRYDTFENSGGYQSDGESASSGDAVINRFRLMSPDVDPDNILEEDFMDDLTIPTSFSTEMRYVLNNSVLITLTFLLEYSLTIVSLFVVGHVCTASDALAAASLAVMTYNITGLAFVEGMATSLDTFCSQAYGAKKYSKVGLYAFRCAAMIATGIIPVVASWWCSASWLGYIIAEGDILADIQLFLRVLSFGIPGLILFETGKRFLQAQGHFQAGTYALLLTFPINFVLVYSFTKCFGFAGAPLGIAISQWVMSLMLFVYAKFWKPDTLKCWYPIFTSRFHFKRLFSSWMPMFNLAFPGLLMIEAEYLSFEVLTIMSTYLGIQSIAAQSVISNVGSLVYQIPFAMGCVVSTRVANYIGTASVDNARLSIKTSYVIALFIGLLNCSIILIGNTRLAHMFTNDKEVIGLCKNVMPILAFNQLYDAFTTFSAAMLRGQGRQRIGSILNIVAYYIIALPLSAWLTFGRLQLGLPGLWYGCGVGILLLAFALGYCIWSSDWDEIVEECIRREKEDNEIDLESMVSNMSGNMIADYA comes from the coding sequence ATGGATTCTGAGAGTAGCAGTCTAATAGGTTCGCGAAATAAGCCTAGGTATGATACTTTTGAAAACTCTGGTGGTTACCAAAGTGATGGTGAGTCAGCTTCATCTGGTGATGCGGTTATTAATCGGTTTAGGCTTATGAGCCCTGATGTAGATCCCGATAACatattagaagaagatttcaTGGATGATTTAACCATACCTACGTCCTTTAGCACTGAGATGAGGTATGTATTGAACAATTCGGTTTTGATTACTTTAACCTTTTTGCTGGAATACTCTCTTACTATTGTTTCGCTCTTCGTTGTTGGGCACGTTTGCACTGCAAGTGATGCGCTAGCAGCTGCATCACTTGCGGTAATGACGTATAACATTACAGGTCTAGCATTTGTTGAAGGTATGGCAACATCACTAGATACATTTTGTTCACAAGCATATGGTGCCAAAAAATACTCCAAGGTTGGTCTATATGCATTCCGCTGTGCGGCTATGATTGCTACTGGTATCATACCAGTTGTAGCATCATGGTGGTGTAGTGCCTCGTGGTTAGGATACATCATTGCAGAAGGTGATATTCTAGCAGATATTCAACTCTTTTTGAGGGTGTTATCCTTTGGGATTCCTGGACTTATTCTCTTCGAAACAGGTAAGAGGTTTTTACAAGCTCAAGGACATTTCCAAGCAGGTACGTATGCTCTTTTATTGACGTTCCCGATCAACTTCGTCCTGGTATACTCATTCACTAAGTGTTTTGGGTTCGCCGGTGCACCTCTTGGGATTGCTATCTCCCAATGGGTAATGTCGTTGATGCTTTTCGTATATGCCAAGTTCTGGAAGCCAGATACTCTGAAATGTTGGTATCCTATTTTCACATCAAGGTTTCACTTTAAACGCTTATTTTCCTCTTGGATGCCTATGTTCAATTTAGCGTTCCCAGGACTTTTAATGATTGAGGCAGAATATCTTTCGTTTGAGGTATTGACGATCATGTCAACTTATCTTGGTATCCAATCTATCGCAGCTCAGTCAGTTATCTCCAACGTTGGATCTCTAGTATACCAGATTCCTTTTGCTATGGGCTGCGTTGTTTCTACAAGAGTAGCCAATTATATTGGAACTGCATCAGTAGATAATGCTAGGCTCAGCATTAAGACATCTTACGTTATTGCATTATTTATTGGGTTACTAAATTGTAGCATAATTTTAATCGGTAACACAAGGCTAGCTCATATGTTTACTAACGACAAAGAGGTCATTGGTCTTTGTAAAAACGTGATGCCAATATTGGCTTTCAATCAATTGTATGACGCTTTTACGACCTTCAGTGCAGCAATGCTTCGCGGACAAGGTCGCCAACGTATTGGTAGCATATTAAATATCGTTGCATATTATATCATTGCTTTACCATTAAGTGCTTGGCTAACATTTGGAAGACTTCAATTGGGTTTACCAGGCTTATGGTATGGTTGTGGTGTCGGAATTTTGTTGTTAGCGTTCGCTTTGGGGTATTGTATTTGGTCTTCTGATTGGGATGAAATAGTAGAAGAATGCAttagaagagagaaagaagataatGAGATAGATTTAGAGAGTATGGTAAGCAATATGAGTGGTAATATGATTGCCGATTATGCCTGA